One Lysinibacillus fusiformis genomic window carries:
- a CDS encoding GNAT family N-acetyltransferase codes for MFPTLETERLLLREIKEEDAQGIFNCFSNSEVTRFYGQDTLESVEQAAEIVEFFSKIYREKRGIRWGIEIKGNSGIIGTIGFNAWLPKHKRAEIGYEIHPDYWRNGFTSEAVTSVLSYGFMELDLTRIGAVVFIENEASNKLLTKLGFQQEGILRDYMYQDGKAHDTFVYSMLRR; via the coding sequence ATGTTTCCTACGTTAGAAACAGAAAGACTACTATTAAGGGAGATTAAGGAAGAGGATGCACAGGGGATTTTTAATTGTTTCTCGAATAGTGAAGTCACACGATTTTATGGCCAAGATACATTGGAAAGTGTTGAACAAGCAGCCGAGATAGTCGAATTTTTTTCGAAAATCTATCGCGAAAAAAGAGGCATTCGTTGGGGAATCGAAATAAAAGGCAACAGTGGAATAATAGGTACAATCGGCTTTAATGCATGGCTTCCTAAGCATAAACGGGCAGAAATTGGTTATGAAATACATCCAGATTATTGGAGAAATGGTTTCACTTCGGAAGCAGTAACAAGCGTTTTATCCTATGGTTTTATGGAACTAGATTTAACACGTATTGGTGCAGTTGTATTTATTGAGAACGAAGCATCCAACAAATTATTAACAAAACTAGGCTTTCAACAAGAGGGAATCTTGAGGGACTATATGTATCAAGATGGGAAAGCCCATGACACTTTTGTTTATTCGATGTTAAGAAGATAA
- a CDS encoding GNAT family N-acetyltransferase, with product MIELSTRRLTLIPLNAAHLKLLIAHQKGLAVELSLSKSEVFLDEELRQALKFRLSKLLEDERNYIWHTNWLIVLKDENCTVGGIMIKGLPNEKGEVVIGYYTLVPYQGNGYMTEAIDTMKNWLLSQSEVMYVIADTEKDNIASYKVLEKAGAELFKETAELYFWRFF from the coding sequence ATGATTGAATTAAGCACAAGAAGATTAACATTAATCCCCTTAAACGCTGCGCATCTGAAATTATTAATTGCGCATCAAAAGGGATTGGCAGTAGAGTTATCATTAAGTAAATCAGAAGTATTTCTTGATGAAGAACTTAGACAAGCTTTGAAATTCAGACTTTCAAAATTATTGGAAGATGAGCGGAATTATATATGGCACACGAATTGGTTAATCGTCTTGAAAGATGAAAACTGTACTGTTGGTGGCATCATGATTAAGGGACTCCCGAATGAAAAAGGAGAAGTAGTAATCGGTTACTACACCCTTGTACCTTACCAAGGAAACGGTTATATGACAGAGGCGATTGATACGATGAAAAATTGGTTGTTAAGCCAGTCTGAAGTTATGTATGTGATTGCAGATACTGAAAAAGACAATATTGCCTCATATAAGGTATTAGAAAAAGCAGGAGCAGAATTATTTAAAGAAACGGCAGAATTATATTTTTGGCGATTTTTTTGA
- a CDS encoding VanZ family protein, producing the protein MKKWFILLTFLVVLILSSSMTYEQQSIIPELEEILANKPFEQQLSRLHIPYWDTVVSIEERGYFKFVEFLIRKFTHFVGFGCIALGLYFAWGKRRYAAVVAIFGTTLIAVLDEYRQSFTPGRLMSAQDVAVDTAGALVFVGIVMLVRKVRKA; encoded by the coding sequence ATGAAAAAATGGTTTATCTTACTCACTTTTTTAGTCGTACTTATACTATCCTCCAGTATGACTTACGAACAACAGTCTATTATTCCTGAGTTAGAGGAAATTTTGGCGAATAAACCTTTTGAGCAACAGTTGTCTCGCTTACATATTCCCTATTGGGACACCGTTGTTTCTATTGAAGAACGTGGCTACTTTAAATTTGTAGAATTTTTAATCCGTAAGTTCACTCATTTTGTTGGATTTGGCTGTATAGCACTTGGACTCTATTTTGCGTGGGGTAAACGCCGATATGCTGCGGTTGTTGCTATCTTTGGCACAACGCTTATTGCTGTGCTCGATGAATATCGCCAAAGCTTTACACCCGGACGCCTGATGAGTGCTCAAGATGTAGCAGTCGACACAGCTGGTGCCCTAGTTTTTGTTGGAATTGTCATGCTAGTGAGGAAAGTACGCAAGGCATGA
- a CDS encoding aldo/keto reductase: protein MKKRQLGSSDLFLSEISLGGMSLSTDKEKAAGIVDMALDAGINYFDTADLYDLGVNETIIGETLGKRRQDIILATKVGNRWSEGVEGWHWDASSSYIKEAVHASLQRLGTDYIDVYQLHGGTIADDWDGIINTFEELKKDGLIREYGISSIRPNVLQRFLPASSAKSVMMQYSALDRRPEEWLDYIAGEGASVVTRGTVAKGFLTNTWKDRQQRGNGYNAYTADELATTLAGLATHYDDLHALALAFNLKESTIASTVIGASSQEQLAQTLAAYEKSMEILDFEKALELTKSEQYQDHR, encoded by the coding sequence ATGAAAAAAAGACAACTCGGCTCAAGCGATTTGTTCCTATCAGAAATTAGTTTAGGGGGTATGTCTCTTTCGACAGATAAGGAGAAGGCAGCTGGCATTGTCGATATGGCGTTAGATGCTGGAATCAATTATTTCGATACAGCTGATTTATATGATTTGGGCGTCAACGAAACAATCATTGGGGAAACTTTAGGAAAACGCCGTCAGGATATTATTTTAGCGACAAAAGTCGGCAATCGCTGGTCAGAAGGAGTGGAAGGTTGGCACTGGGATGCCTCATCCTCTTATATAAAAGAAGCGGTACATGCGAGTTTACAGCGACTCGGTACCGATTATATTGATGTCTATCAGCTACATGGAGGCACAATAGCGGACGATTGGGATGGCATTATCAATACATTTGAAGAATTGAAAAAAGATGGGCTAATTCGTGAATACGGTATTTCTTCCATTCGACCAAACGTACTACAGCGATTTTTACCAGCAAGTTCGGCGAAAAGTGTCATGATGCAATATAGTGCACTTGACCGTCGTCCTGAAGAGTGGCTCGATTATATCGCAGGTGAAGGCGCTTCGGTCGTTACACGAGGTACCGTTGCAAAAGGCTTTTTGACAAATACTTGGAAAGACCGTCAACAGCGTGGGAATGGCTATAACGCATATACGGCAGATGAGTTAGCGACGACTTTAGCAGGTTTAGCAACACATTATGACGATTTACATGCGCTAGCATTAGCGTTTAATCTGAAAGAATCTACTATCGCCTCAACCGTGATTGGTGCAAGCTCACAGGAGCAACTTGCCCAAACCCTTGCTGCCTATGAAAAATCTATGGAGATACTGGATTTTGAAAAAGCCCTTGAACTGACAAAATCCGAACAATATCAAGATCACCGATGA
- a CDS encoding NUDIX domain-containing protein: protein MKKFEEKTIQTTAIFDGKIVKLQVDDVILPNGNMAKREIVKHPGAVAVIAITHEGKLVMVEQYRKVLERSIIEIPAGKLEPGEEPIVTARRELEEETGYGAKEFTYLQTFATSPGFADEVIHLFIAKDLYKIENKAQLDEDEFVELLEVSLKEAQAMVADERIYDAKTAFAVLWLGLQ from the coding sequence ATGAAAAAGTTTGAAGAGAAAACGATACAGACGACAGCTATTTTTGACGGGAAAATTGTGAAGCTACAGGTTGATGATGTTATTTTGCCGAATGGCAACATGGCAAAACGTGAAATTGTTAAGCATCCAGGAGCGGTAGCAGTCATTGCTATTACGCATGAAGGCAAGCTCGTGATGGTTGAGCAATATCGTAAAGTACTTGAACGTTCTATCATCGAAATTCCAGCGGGTAAGCTTGAACCAGGTGAGGAGCCGATTGTCACAGCACGTCGAGAATTAGAAGAAGAAACAGGTTATGGTGCAAAGGAATTTACATATTTACAAACTTTTGCAACGTCACCAGGCTTTGCGGATGAGGTCATCCATCTTTTTATTGCCAAAGATTTATACAAAATTGAAAATAAAGCACAGTTAGATGAAGATGAGTTTGTCGAATTACTAGAAGTTTCGTTGAAAGAGGCACAAGCAATGGTCGCAGATGAACGTATATATGACGCCAAAACAGCGTTTGCAGTACTTTGGCTTGGGCTACAATAA
- the fur gene encoding ferric iron uptake transcriptional regulator, with amino-acid sequence MESRIDRIKKQLHSASYKLTPQREATVAVLLEHEEDHLSAEDVYLLVKDKAPEIGLATVYRTLELLTELKVVDKINFGDGVSRYDLRQEGAAHFHHHLVCIECGAVDEIQEDLLEDVEAVVEKRWNFIIKDHRLTFHGICWRCHDKNDENDEEQ; translated from the coding sequence ATGGAGAGCCGAATTGATCGTATAAAAAAACAGTTGCACAGTGCTAGTTACAAGCTGACGCCGCAGCGAGAAGCAACAGTTGCTGTATTGCTTGAGCACGAAGAGGACCATTTAAGTGCGGAAGATGTTTATCTTTTAGTTAAAGATAAAGCACCTGAAATTGGTTTAGCTACTGTCTATAGAACGTTAGAGTTACTAACAGAGCTCAAAGTTGTCGACAAAATCAACTTTGGCGATGGCGTATCGCGCTATGATTTACGCCAAGAGGGAGCTGCGCATTTCCACCATCATCTTGTTTGTATTGAATGTGGTGCTGTTGATGAAATCCAAGAAGACTTACTTGAAGATGTGGAAGCCGTTGTTGAAAAACGTTGGAACTTTATCATAAAGGACCACCGACTAACTTTCCACGGTATTTGCTGGCGCTGTCATGATAAAAACGACGAAAACGATGAAGAACAATAA